One Scomber scombrus chromosome 4, fScoSco1.1, whole genome shotgun sequence genomic region harbors:
- the neff1 gene encoding low molecular weight neuronal intermediate filament: MSYSGDIYSGSSSYRRIFGEAPRSGRFGVGSSSSPSRLQPAGYRSSSSHRTYGSPSGVTSTTYRRTAAAPGRGLSSMQESMMDLTQSTAVTNEMKIIRTNEKEQLQGLNDRFVSFIEKVHNLEQQNKVLEAEVTLLRQRHNEPSRLHELYEQEIRELRGRVEELTHEKSQMHMDCVQMNDTVERVREKLEEESKLREEAENTLKGYRKDVDDATLARLELEKKVEALLDEIAFLRKVHEEELQELQTSLQASQVSVEMDMSKPDLAAALKDIRAQYENLSCRNQAQAEEWYRSKFANVTESAARNQDAIKHSKEELSEYRRQVQARTLEIESLRGHNEALERQIAEMEDHHNNEIGEMQDTIQQLEAALRSTKGEMSRHLREYQDLLNVKMALDIEIAAYRKLLEGEECRLSSVSGAMVQSGYPSFSYMSSRSYGLGSYRKSSVKQEEEEEVEEEEKEEEEEGEENEEEGEEAEEGDEGDDGDEQEEGEGEGEEEEEEEEEEEEKPKEKDEKEKKKEGPAVKSSKS; this comes from the exons ATGAGTTACTCCGGCGACATTTACAGCGGCAGCAGCTCCTATCGGAGGATCTTCGGAGAGGCCCCCCGGTCCGGACGCTTTGGAgtgggcagcagcagcagcccttCCCGCCTTCAGCCTGCGGGAtaccgcagcagcagcagccaccgCACCTATGGTTCCCCCTCCGGTGTCACCTCCACCACCTACCGCAGGACCGCGGCGGCGCCCGGTCGCGGGCTCTCCTCCATGCAGGAGTCCATGATGGACCTGACCCAGTCCACCGCGGTCACCAACGAGATGAAGATCATCCGCACCAACGAGAAGGAGCAGCTGCAGGGCCTCAACGACCGCTTCGTGTCCTTCATTGAGAAAGTCCACAACTTGGAGCAGCAGAACAAAGTCCTGGAGGCGGAGGTCACTCTGCTGCGCCAGCGCCACAATGAGCCGTCCCGCCTGCACGAGCTGTACGAGCAGGAGATCCGCGAGCTGCGGGGACGCGTTGAAGAGCTGACCCACGAGAAGAGCCAGATGCACATGGACTGCGTGCAGATGAACGACACGGTGGAGCGCGTGCGGGAGAAGCTGGAAGAGGAGAGCAAGCTGCGCGAAGAGGCCGAGAACACCCTGAAGGGCTACCGTAAGGACGTGGACGACGCCACCCTGGCGCGCCTGGAGCTGGAGAAGAAAGTTGAGGCACTGCTGGATGAGATCGCCTTCCTCAGGAAAGTTCAcgaggaggagctgcaggagctgCAGACGTCACTGCAGGCCTCTCAG GTGTCAGTGGAGATGGATATGAGCAAACCGGATCTGGCCGCAGCCCTGAAGGACATCAGGGCCCAGTATGAGAACCTGTCATGCAGGAACCAGGCCCAGGCAGAGGAGTGGTACCGCTCCAAGTTTGCCAACGTGACCGAGTCCGCCGCCCGCAACCAGGACGCCATCAAGCATTCCAAGGAGGAGCTGAGCGAGTACCGCAGGCAGGTGCAGGCCCGCACTTTGGAGATTGAGTCTCTCAGGGGCCACAATGAGGCCCTGGAGAGGCAGATTGCTGAGATGGAGGATCACCATAACAATGAAATTGGAGAGATGCAG gATACCATCCAGCAGCTGGAGGCCGCCCTGCGCAGCACTAAAGGAGAGATGTCCCGTCACCTGCGTGAATACCAGGACCTGCTGAATGTTAAGATGGCGCTGGATATTGAGATTGCCGCCTACAG GAAACTGCTGGAAGGCGAGGAGTGCCGCCTCAGCTCCGTGAGCGGCGCCATGGTCCAGTCCGGCTACCCCAGCTTCTCCTACATGTCATCCCGTAGCTACGGCCTCGGCTCCTACAGGAAGTCCAGCGtcaagcaggaggaggaagaggaggtggaagaagaggagaaggaagaagaagaggagggagaggagaacgaggaggagggagaggaggcagAAGAGGGAGATGAGGGAGATGATGGAGACGAGCAGGAGGAAGGCGAGGgtgagggagaagaggaggaggaagaggaagaggaggaagaggagaagccCAAAGAGAAGGatgagaaggagaagaagaaggagggccCCGCCGTGAAGAGCAGCAAGAGCTAA